In a genomic window of Deltaproteobacteria bacterium:
- a CDS encoding TolC family protein, producing MRERARASFSRFLTVVLIVTAFGWADPAIAQNAPAAATDEAKLGALTLAEAIKLAVANGESAKIAEANTEAARLTVRESEAGAYPQVTGIVGYTYNINQPKQEMEFAEAFNPLMQAMGLPPMENPEIPLVYRHDWAMTLDVQQTLAVGRVSKAIRLAKMYEESSRLGADVTNRDTALETARAYYDVVLAEEFLKVSQMFLTLSQNHHDDTKRKYEAGLKSEFDLLQAQADLAAAAPNVTDMQQRVALAKKNLLRLVGMPLDREVTCAESFSEETVQTATDAWREEAFSEREELRMLTLGRQMKRTESNLYFSNMLPAFSANMAYTYAGQSITEENDFWPVEDDWNTFWSVGIQMQWPIFDGLGNWQRGRRARVEERIAALNAARTAKGIDLEIEQVSTTLRTAGEKLAARKEAMQVADRAFHLASVRYENGLGTALEKMDAKAVWTQARVAYLQTLYELNVARYQLAHALGKETW from the coding sequence GTGCGTGAGCGCGCCCGTGCGTCTTTTTCCCGGTTTCTGACGGTCGTTCTGATCGTCACAGCGTTCGGTTGGGCCGACCCCGCCATCGCGCAGAACGCCCCGGCGGCGGCGACCGACGAGGCCAAACTCGGCGCGCTGACGCTCGCCGAAGCGATCAAATTGGCCGTCGCGAATGGCGAGTCCGCCAAGATCGCCGAAGCGAACACCGAGGCTGCGCGGCTCACGGTGCGCGAGAGCGAGGCCGGCGCGTATCCGCAGGTCACCGGTATCGTCGGCTACACCTACAACATCAACCAGCCCAAGCAGGAGATGGAGTTCGCCGAGGCGTTCAATCCGCTGATGCAGGCCATGGGCCTGCCGCCGATGGAGAACCCCGAGATCCCGCTTGTGTACCGTCACGACTGGGCGATGACGCTCGACGTGCAGCAGACGCTCGCCGTCGGACGCGTGTCGAAGGCGATCCGCCTCGCGAAGATGTACGAGGAGTCGAGCCGCCTCGGCGCGGACGTGACGAATCGCGACACCGCGCTCGAAACCGCGCGGGCGTATTACGACGTGGTGCTCGCCGAGGAATTTCTGAAAGTCTCGCAGATGTTCCTCACGCTTTCGCAAAACCACCACGACGACACGAAGCGCAAGTACGAGGCGGGACTCAAGAGCGAGTTCGACCTGCTTCAGGCGCAGGCCGATCTCGCCGCCGCCGCGCCGAACGTGACCGACATGCAACAACGCGTCGCCCTCGCCAAGAAAAATCTGCTGCGTCTGGTGGGCATGCCGCTCGATCGCGAAGTCACTTGCGCCGAGAGCTTTTCGGAGGAAACGGTTCAGACGGCGACCGACGCATGGCGCGAGGAGGCGTTCTCCGAGCGCGAGGAACTGCGCATGTTGACCCTCGGTCGGCAGATGAAGCGCACTGAGAGCAATTTGTACTTCTCGAACATGCTTCCCGCGTTTTCCGCGAACATGGCGTACACCTACGCGGGACAGAGCATCACGGAAGAAAACGATTTCTGGCCCGTCGAGGATGACTGGAACACGTTCTGGTCGGTGGGCATCCAGATGCAGTGGCCGATCTTCGACGGCCTGGGCAACTGGCAACGCGGTCGCCGCGCGCGCGTCGAGGAGCGCATCGCCGCTCTCAACGCCGCCCGCACGGCGAAAGGCATCGATCTGGAGATCGAACAGGTTTCGACGACGTTGCGCACCGCCGGAGAAAAGCTCGCCGCGCGCAAGGAGGCGATGCAGGTCGCCGACCGCGCCTTCCATCTGGCGAGCGTGCGTTACGAAAACGGCCTCGGCACCGCGCTCGAAAAGATGGACGCCAAGGCCGTGTGGACGCAGGCCCGCGTCGCATACCTGCAAACGCTCTACGAACTGAACGTTGCGCGCTACCAGCTCGCGCACGCGCTCGGAAAGGAAACGTGGTGA
- a CDS encoding efflux RND transporter periplasmic adaptor subunit, producing MKRSVLLVVGIGVAAAALVGYRFAKGKPVPQKSIEEIQKEQGVPVEALPVEAGRFERWRRFSGEMQGKEQAVLYANAPARVSKVAAAQGDTVGRGRVIIRLDPLSATQSYSSISAARIQADDAKRFYERLAPLHEAGAVAKEDFDRAKSAYDMARAALTDASGSMTLSSPIKGTLTDVRVREGDRVDPLQTLAVVADLSGAKFVADVAQGDVEELRTGQTVAVCDDGVAIADCNVRGTISRVSLSADASSRLFRVEAELPSMESPRLGTMRYARVLVYEKDGALAVPIESVITRGGKTSVFVVEGDIAKRREVTIGKNDERRVEIVAGLSPGERVVVWGANRIADGAKVKVVPAAGEAAPVASAEATPEAPAAN from the coding sequence ATGAAACGCAGCGTGCTTCTCGTCGTGGGGATCGGCGTCGCGGCCGCGGCGCTCGTGGGATACCGCTTCGCCAAGGGCAAGCCCGTTCCGCAAAAAAGCATCGAAGAGATCCAGAAGGAGCAGGGCGTACCCGTTGAGGCGCTGCCGGTCGAGGCCGGACGCTTCGAACGCTGGCGTCGCTTTTCGGGCGAAATGCAGGGCAAGGAACAGGCCGTGCTGTACGCCAACGCACCGGCGCGCGTGTCAAAAGTCGCCGCCGCGCAGGGCGACACGGTCGGACGCGGGCGCGTCATCATCCGTCTCGATCCGCTCTCGGCGACGCAGTCGTATTCGTCGATTTCCGCGGCGCGCATCCAGGCCGACGACGCGAAGCGGTTTTACGAGCGCCTCGCGCCGCTCCACGAAGCGGGTGCGGTGGCCAAGGAAGACTTCGACCGCGCGAAAAGCGCTTACGACATGGCGCGCGCGGCGCTGACCGATGCCAGCGGGTCGATGACGCTCTCGTCGCCGATCAAGGGAACCCTCACCGACGTGCGCGTGCGCGAGGGCGACCGCGTCGATCCGCTCCAGACGCTCGCGGTGGTCGCCGACCTCTCCGGCGCGAAATTCGTCGCGGATGTCGCGCAGGGCGACGTGGAGGAACTGCGAACCGGTCAGACCGTCGCCGTGTGCGACGACGGCGTGGCGATCGCCGACTGCAACGTGCGCGGGACGATTTCGCGCGTGAGCTTGTCCGCCGATGCGTCGTCGCGGCTGTTCCGCGTCGAGGCCGAGTTGCCGTCGATGGAGAGCCCGCGCCTCGGCACCATGCGTTACGCGCGGGTGCTCGTGTACGAAAAAGACGGCGCGCTGGCGGTGCCGATCGAGTCGGTCATCACCCGCGGGGGAAAGACGAGCGTCTTCGTGGTCGAGGGCGACATCGCGAAGCGGCGCGAGGTGACCATCGGCAAAAACGACGAGCGGCGCGTCGAGATCGTGGCCGGTCTGTCGCCGGGCGAACGCGTGGTGGTGTGGGGCGCAAACCGCATCGCCGACGGCGCGAAGGTGAAGGTCGTCCCGGCGGCGGGCGAGGCCGCGCCGGTCGCGAGTGCCGAAGCGACCCCCGAAGCCCCCGCCGCGAACTGA
- a CDS encoding efflux RND transporter permease subunit, with amino-acid sequence MSLISTSVDRPVLTTMVVGSLIVFGLFSFTQLSQDLVPKVEFPFVVVTTIYPGAGPKEIESQVTEKLEDEVGSVAGLKRMESQSLESLSLVLLEFELDVDADLAAIEVKDKVDLAMINLPDDVQPPIVQQYSFDSFPVLNVAVYSDRPLPEITQLADTRVKDAVSRVDGVSKVDLIGGLQREIHVACRADRLRAYGLSIMEVVGLIQAENFNFPTGRIIGSASEYSLRMVGEMNDLERLKGMRIPVADGATIRLRDVADVTDAWEEPRAEARFQGKPAVSLQVMKKNDANSVEVSAGVHDAVAKLAPWIAQENLIVEIINDRAKYIEDSVADVTGNIWVGVILTSILLYLFLHDYRQTFIVAAVMPGSVVATFALMNFAGFTLNIISLMALGISVGTIVTNSIVVLENITTKLHAGLDSREAAIEGTSEVAVAVAASTLTNIVVFTPIAFMKGIIGQFFYQFGLTVVFATIVSLIISFTLVPMLARLVLARPKGHLTHHDNRNPTILERFAKAWDRFYDELASDYAASLRAALKKRWLVVVVSVLSLAGGCGLLTQVGAEFFPEGDEGIFRIIAKLPPGTSLAQTDRTLRDIESRLTGVAELKSMLSEVGGAGKGVEDGQVTVQLVDHELRERTVAQVMDEIRPRLVDIPAAEIQLVVGDGGGGPGQGVQVEVTGPELAEVNRIAGEVLTLARGVPGIIDLRSTYEAGKPELSFTPDRQQLASYGITSQQVAYALRTAFEGQEVTYFREHGEDYDIRVLLDKTERADVTAFGDVLIRAGDHQVPLGQLGEIRYTQAETKIERKDKQRIVKVLGNVSGITTGEAVDALQPILDKNIRVPESYDIHFGGEAESMAEEFGYIFQALILAIILTYMLLAAILEDFVHPFTIMLTLPLGMIGVAMALFIGGVSINMMSLMGIVMLVGIVVNNAILILDYVRVLREQGMPIGEALIEASASRLRPIIMMNLAIALSVLPQTLSGAGAEFRRALAVVTMGGVLVSAIFTLFLVPAIYTAFDRFAIKPKVKSGA; translated from the coding sequence ATGTCGCTCATCAGCACCTCCGTCGACCGCCCGGTGCTCACCACGATGGTGGTGGGATCGCTGATCGTGTTCGGTCTGTTCTCGTTCACGCAGCTCTCGCAGGATCTCGTGCCCAAGGTCGAGTTTCCCTTCGTCGTCGTCACCACGATCTACCCCGGCGCGGGCCCGAAGGAGATCGAGAGCCAGGTCACGGAGAAGCTGGAGGACGAGGTCGGCTCGGTGGCCGGGCTCAAGCGAATGGAGTCGCAGAGTCTCGAAAGCCTCTCGCTTGTCCTTCTGGAATTCGAACTCGACGTGGATGCGGATCTCGCCGCGATCGAGGTGAAGGACAAGGTCGATCTGGCGATGATCAACCTGCCCGACGATGTGCAGCCGCCCATCGTGCAGCAGTACAGCTTCGACAGCTTTCCCGTGCTCAACGTCGCGGTCTATTCCGACCGACCGCTGCCCGAGATCACGCAGCTCGCCGACACGCGCGTCAAGGATGCGGTCTCGCGCGTGGACGGCGTGAGCAAGGTCGACCTGATCGGCGGTCTGCAACGCGAAATCCACGTGGCGTGCCGCGCCGATCGGCTGCGAGCCTACGGCCTGTCGATCATGGAAGTCGTCGGATTGATCCAGGCGGAGAATTTCAACTTCCCCACGGGCCGCATCATCGGTTCGGCCAGCGAGTATTCGTTGCGCATGGTCGGCGAGATGAACGACCTCGAACGGCTGAAGGGGATGCGCATACCGGTCGCGGACGGGGCGACGATCCGCCTGCGCGACGTGGCCGACGTGACCGACGCGTGGGAGGAACCCCGTGCCGAGGCGCGTTTCCAGGGCAAACCCGCCGTGTCGCTTCAGGTGATGAAAAAGAACGACGCCAACTCGGTCGAGGTCAGCGCCGGCGTGCACGATGCGGTGGCGAAGCTCGCGCCGTGGATCGCGCAGGAGAACCTGATCGTCGAGATCATCAACGACCGGGCGAAGTACATCGAGGACTCGGTCGCCGACGTGACGGGCAATATCTGGGTCGGCGTGATCCTCACCTCGATCCTGCTCTACCTGTTCCTGCACGACTACCGGCAGACGTTCATCGTCGCCGCGGTCATGCCCGGCAGCGTCGTGGCCACCTTCGCGCTCATGAACTTCGCGGGGTTCACGCTCAACATCATCTCCCTAATGGCGCTCGGCATCAGCGTGGGCACCATCGTCACCAACTCCATCGTCGTGCTCGAAAACATCACCACCAAACTGCACGCCGGTCTCGACAGCCGCGAGGCGGCCATCGAGGGCACGTCCGAGGTGGCGGTCGCCGTCGCGGCGAGCACCCTGACGAACATCGTCGTCTTCACGCCCATCGCCTTCATGAAGGGCATCATCGGCCAGTTCTTTTACCAGTTCGGCCTCACGGTCGTGTTCGCCACGATCGTGTCGCTCATCATTTCCTTCACGCTCGTGCCGATGCTCGCGCGGCTCGTGCTCGCGCGCCCCAAGGGGCATCTCACGCACCACGACAACCGAAATCCCACGATTCTGGAACGCTTCGCGAAAGCGTGGGACCGCTTCTACGACGAACTTGCGAGCGACTACGCCGCGTCGCTGCGCGCGGCGCTCAAAAAAAGATGGCTGGTGGTGGTGGTCTCGGTGCTGTCGCTCGCCGGCGGTTGCGGACTGCTGACGCAGGTGGGTGCGGAGTTTTTCCCGGAGGGCGACGAGGGCATTTTTCGGATCATCGCCAAGCTACCGCCGGGTACGAGCCTCGCGCAGACCGACCGCACGCTGCGCGACATCGAAAGTCGCCTGACCGGCGTCGCCGAATTGAAGTCCATGCTGTCCGAGGTGGGCGGCGCGGGAAAGGGCGTCGAGGACGGACAGGTCACCGTACAGCTCGTCGATCACGAGCTGCGCGAACGCACCGTGGCGCAGGTGATGGACGAGATCCGCCCGCGCCTCGTCGATATCCCGGCGGCGGAAATCCAGCTCGTGGTGGGCGACGGCGGCGGCGGACCGGGCCAGGGTGTGCAGGTCGAGGTCACCGGACCCGAGCTCGCCGAGGTCAATCGCATCGCCGGCGAGGTGTTGACGCTCGCGCGCGGCGTGCCGGGCATCATCGACCTTCGTTCCACGTACGAAGCCGGCAAGCCGGAGCTGTCCTTCACCCCCGACCGGCAGCAACTCGCGTCGTACGGCATCACCTCACAGCAAGTGGCGTACGCGCTGCGAACCGCCTTCGAGGGACAGGAGGTCACGTACTTTCGCGAGCACGGCGAGGACTACGACATCCGCGTGCTGCTCGACAAGACGGAGCGGGCCGACGTCACCGCGTTCGGAGACGTGCTGATTCGTGCGGGCGACCACCAGGTTCCGCTGGGCCAACTCGGCGAGATCCGCTACACGCAGGCCGAAACGAAGATCGAGCGCAAGGATAAACAGCGCATCGTGAAGGTGCTGGGCAACGTGTCGGGCATCACCACGGGCGAGGCGGTCGACGCGCTCCAACCGATCCTCGACAAGAACATTCGCGTGCCGGAGAGCTACGACATTCACTTCGGCGGCGAGGCCGAGAGCATGGCCGAGGAATTCGGCTATATCTTCCAGGCCCTGATTCTCGCCATCATCCTGACGTATATGCTGCTCGCGGCGATTCTCGAGGACTTCGTCCACCCCTTCACCATCATGCTCACGTTGCCGCTCGGCATGATCGGCGTGGCGATGGCGCTGTTCATCGGCGGCGTGTCGATCAACATGATGAGCCTGATGGGCATCGTCATGCTCGTCGGCATCGTCGTGAACAATGCGATCCTGATCCTCGATTACGTGCGCGTGCTGCGCGAACAGGGCATGCCGATCGGCGAAGCGCTCATCGAGGCGTCGGCGTCCCGGCTTCGCCCCATCATCATGATGAATCTCGCGATCGCGCTGTCGGTGCTTCCGCAGACGCTTTCCGGCGCGGGCGCGGAGTTCCGGCGTGCGCTGGCCGTTGTCACGATGGGCGGCGTGCTCGTCAGTGCGATCTTCACGCTCTTTCTGGTCCCCGCGATCTACACGGCCTTCGACCGCTTCGCGATCAAGCCGAAGGTCAAGTCGGGGGCGTAG
- a CDS encoding MBL fold metallo-hydrolase → MRVEAFRTRVLRTNTYVVGPETGRDVAVIDPGAPGPVLDFVLRENLRVVAIINTHAHLDHVWGNHPLAAATGAPVMIHADDAAKATRAHPLAWAVRGKRAWSPTPARLLVGGDVISVGTIDLEVIHTPGHTPGGICLKYKKTLFTGDSLMAGAIGNTDKPEDWKRLSTAIQDHLFVLSDDIAVWPGHGPRTTIERERKLNIFVRHSPELIERWLLDSLRRPRKRKDAEVS, encoded by the coding sequence ATGCGCGTCGAAGCGTTTCGCACGCGAGTTCTGCGCACCAACACCTACGTCGTTGGGCCCGAGACGGGTCGAGATGTGGCCGTCATCGACCCGGGCGCGCCAGGGCCCGTGCTGGATTTCGTGCTTCGCGAGAATCTGCGCGTCGTCGCGATCATCAACACGCACGCGCATCTCGACCACGTCTGGGGGAATCACCCGCTGGCGGCGGCGACCGGCGCGCCGGTGATGATCCACGCCGACGATGCGGCGAAGGCGACGCGCGCGCATCCGTTGGCGTGGGCGGTGCGCGGCAAGCGCGCGTGGAGCCCCACCCCCGCGCGGCTGCTCGTGGGCGGCGATGTCATCAGCGTGGGGACGATCGACCTCGAGGTCATCCACACGCCGGGGCACACGCCGGGCGGCATCTGCCTGAAATACAAGAAGACGCTCTTCACCGGCGACTCGCTCATGGCCGGGGCGATCGGCAATACGGACAAGCCCGAGGACTGGAAGCGGCTCTCGACGGCGATTCAGGACCACCTCTTTGTCCTCTCGGACGACATCGCGGTGTGGCCCGGCCACGGCCCGCGCACGACCATCGAACGTGAACGCAAACTCAACATCTTCGTCCGCCACAGCCCCGAATTGATCGAACGCTGGCTGCTCGATTCGCTGCGCAGACCGCGAAAACGCAAGGACGCCGAAGTCTCGTGA
- a CDS encoding PDZ domain-containing protein, with protein sequence MRPVAVALLFAAFFATACRQDPAAQLVGDMYGLIEEFYISASSPADLTANALQGLERSLAAKAYREKLEKEKAEKDAAKEAGEAAPSPEPETSPSPAPAETPPSPHGPNADPSVGVPEEPPPEGSLDPYALPEDENGDLPPGPLRVEIDGRRAVLAIANETLAIDIPEDRRGAVDAFLRAYVFVRGKLDDGDPEEELFNDALGFMTFRLDPHSQYMAASQYTRLRDETSGHFGGVGIEVGMRSDQLTVIAPIPGTPAANAGLKPMDRIVKVDGVETLGLSLNEAVDMIRGEIGTSVTLTMKRADDPPFEVKLLRSDIPVNTIKAERVEGDIAWIRVYSFNQNTGADLRKALGEFDRKAPPLRGVILDMRNNPGGLLDQAVEVADEFLSAGIIVNTIGRGRLRETEKFATMPGARGNTPVVVLINSVSASGTEIVAGALQDHKRALILGTRSFGKGSVQSIFKLREDAGLRLTTALYYTPSGRSIQAQGIVPDVLVKLSPEEERMLAMYWSESALSGHLKSQATTESEADVVCEAEKMRAHYLKTGAIVEDENFPEKSDWLLVFAREILDGDDRSIPAMTERARGIVNGL encoded by the coding sequence TTGCGCCCCGTTGCCGTTGCGCTGCTGTTCGCCGCGTTTTTTGCGACCGCGTGCCGGCAGGACCCGGCGGCGCAACTCGTCGGCGACATGTACGGACTGATCGAGGAGTTCTACATCAGCGCCTCGTCGCCCGCGGACCTGACGGCGAATGCATTGCAGGGACTGGAGCGCTCGCTCGCGGCGAAAGCGTATCGCGAGAAGCTGGAGAAGGAGAAAGCGGAGAAGGACGCGGCGAAGGAGGCGGGGGAAGCCGCGCCATCGCCGGAACCTGAGACATCGCCCTCGCCCGCGCCGGCGGAGACGCCGCCCAGTCCCCATGGCCCGAACGCGGACCCGTCGGTCGGCGTGCCCGAAGAGCCGCCGCCCGAAGGCTCGCTCGACCCCTACGCGTTGCCCGAGGACGAGAACGGCGATCTTCCGCCAGGGCCGCTGCGCGTCGAGATCGACGGCCGTCGCGCGGTGCTGGCCATCGCGAACGAGACGCTCGCCATCGACATTCCCGAAGACCGCCGCGGCGCGGTGGACGCGTTCCTGCGCGCCTACGTTTTCGTGCGCGGAAAGCTCGACGACGGCGATCCCGAGGAGGAGCTGTTCAACGACGCGCTCGGCTTCATGACGTTCCGCCTCGATCCGCACTCACAGTACATGGCCGCGAGCCAATACACGCGACTGCGCGACGAAACGTCGGGGCATTTCGGCGGCGTGGGTATCGAAGTCGGCATGCGCTCCGATCAACTCACCGTCATCGCGCCGATCCCGGGCACGCCCGCCGCCAACGCCGGTCTGAAGCCGATGGACCGCATCGTTAAGGTGGACGGCGTCGAAACGCTCGGCCTGTCGCTCAACGAGGCGGTGGATATGATCCGCGGCGAGATCGGCACGAGCGTCACGCTCACCATGAAGCGCGCCGACGATCCGCCCTTCGAGGTGAAGCTTCTGCGAAGCGACATTCCCGTGAACACGATCAAGGCGGAACGCGTCGAAGGCGACATCGCGTGGATCCGGGTCTATTCGTTCAATCAAAACACCGGCGCGGATCTGCGTAAGGCGCTCGGGGAATTCGATCGCAAAGCCCCGCCGCTGCGCGGCGTCATTCTCGACATGCGCAACAATCCGGGCGGCCTGCTCGACCAGGCGGTCGAGGTGGCCGACGAATTCCTCTCGGCCGGCATCATCGTCAACACCATCGGCCGTGGTCGCCTGCGCGAAACCGAAAAATTCGCGACGATGCCCGGAGCCCGCGGCAACACGCCCGTCGTCGTGCTCATCAACAGCGTTTCGGCGAGCGGCACCGAAATCGTCGCCGGCGCGTTGCAGGACCACAAACGTGCGCTCATCCTCGGTACGCGCAGCTTCGGCAAGGGCAGCGTGCAGTCGATCTTCAAGCTTCGCGAGGACGCGGGGCTGCGTCTCACCACCGCGCTCTACTACACCCCCTCGGGCCGGTCGATTCAGGCGCAGGGCATCGTGCCCGACGTGCTGGTGAAACTCTCGCCCGAAGAAGAGCGCATGCTCGCGATGTACTGGTCCGAATCGGCGCTCTCGGGTCACCTCAAGAGCCAGGCCACGACCGAGAGCGAGGCCGACGTGGTGTGCGAGGCCGAGAAAATGCGCGCGCACTACCTCAAGACGGGCGCCATCGTCGAGGACGAGAACTTTCCCGAAAAAAGCGACTGGCTGCTCGTCTTCGCCCGCGAAATTCTCGACGGCGACGACCGGTCGATCCCGGCCATGACCGAGCGCGCACGCGGGATCGTGAACGGACTTTAA
- a CDS encoding lytic transglycosylase domain-containing protein — MTISLALVCAAAPVIADDEFVRAGEALAAGDTTSALAGFDRVARAGGELAEAAHFEQVRLMADQGGAQTIEEAREFLGRHADSVYADLVRGYLADALIGAHRGADAFAVIDSRLTDRPEDSPDIWTLRRARALADAGRIHEALADAYLVTHEGFKSAVVKDARQLADELRAKGASARTPTQGEMAALFDRYFDDGWFQTAGWIADRVQAMAPGSDTAQILEMRAVGCVMYRGRWKQATSALASAKKSNPTSEIARALATIYDTRVGAAAKDDFDMRRALLLGAARVAPGSYVEAEALWASGNMALNEDRFRVAAQDFERAHQVAKTGWIARESLWFGGFAAHLGGDDKNARRLLESLYRFDPDHADADRALYWWGRSAEGAKMPDEAERVYLDLADRYPRTYYGLAAEARLEAMGHGDFRARRWLDNRFLAEAWGSWLGLPTLPENAEQSGGGGDAVDAGALAALGGAAQTASKSTRGAFAAMRAFAETDQRESLKRHADLVRTLAEKDSTLPYPLSVAYALCGEQLDSIRMADLAARHIRAGALVDPHELVARRQFPMLHADVIERNAREKNLDPFLMLALVKQESAFQTHAQSWAAARGLMQVIPSTGRYIAKQRGIKGSVDLYDIETNVDFGTWYFARAYHGTGGDVPRTLAGYNAGPGRATRWWGENAGRRYDEVIERIPFDETRHYVKVILRNWEMYQRLYQDRDAQVARDHVFEILARPVSGTDIAFRDD; from the coding sequence ATGACGATTTCGTTGGCGCTCGTGTGCGCGGCGGCGCCCGTGATCGCCGACGACGAGTTCGTGCGCGCGGGCGAAGCGCTGGCGGCGGGCGACACGACGAGCGCGCTCGCCGGGTTCGACCGCGTCGCGCGGGCGGGCGGCGAGCTCGCCGAGGCGGCGCACTTCGAGCAGGTGCGCCTGATGGCGGATCAAGGCGGCGCGCAGACCATCGAGGAAGCGCGCGAGTTCCTCGGCCGCCACGCCGATTCGGTTTACGCCGATCTCGTTCGGGGATATCTCGCCGACGCTCTGATTGGGGCGCATCGCGGCGCGGACGCCTTCGCGGTGATCGATTCCCGACTCACGGACCGACCGGAGGACTCGCCGGACATCTGGACACTTCGCCGCGCCCGAGCGCTCGCCGACGCCGGACGAATCCACGAGGCGCTCGCCGACGCTTACCTTGTAACGCACGAAGGATTCAAGAGCGCCGTGGTCAAAGACGCGCGGCAACTCGCGGACGAACTGCGCGCGAAGGGCGCATCTGCCCGCACACCAACGCAGGGCGAGATGGCCGCGTTGTTCGACCGCTATTTCGACGACGGCTGGTTCCAGACCGCCGGGTGGATCGCGGACCGCGTGCAGGCCATGGCGCCGGGCTCCGACACCGCGCAGATCCTGGAAATGCGCGCGGTGGGATGCGTGATGTATCGCGGGCGCTGGAAGCAGGCGACCTCGGCGCTCGCCTCGGCGAAGAAAAGCAACCCGACCTCCGAGATCGCCCGGGCGCTCGCGACGATCTACGACACACGGGTGGGCGCGGCGGCGAAGGACGACTTCGACATGCGCCGCGCGCTGCTGCTCGGCGCGGCCCGCGTGGCGCCGGGGTCATATGTCGAGGCGGAGGCGCTGTGGGCGTCGGGAAACATGGCGCTCAACGAAGATCGTTTCCGCGTCGCGGCGCAGGACTTCGAACGCGCGCATCAGGTGGCGAAGACCGGATGGATCGCGCGCGAATCGCTGTGGTTCGGCGGATTCGCGGCGCACTTGGGCGGCGACGACAAGAATGCGCGCCGCCTGCTCGAATCGCTCTACCGATTCGACCCCGACCACGCCGACGCCGACCGGGCGCTCTACTGGTGGGGCCGCTCCGCCGAAGGCGCGAAGATGCCGGACGAGGCCGAGCGCGTGTACCTCGATCTCGCCGACCGATATCCGCGCACGTACTACGGGCTCGCCGCCGAGGCGCGCCTGGAGGCGATGGGGCACGGCGATTTCCGCGCACGGCGCTGGCTCGACAACCGTTTTCTCGCCGAGGCGTGGGGTTCGTGGCTCGGGTTACCGACGTTGCCCGAAAACGCAGAGCAGTCGGGCGGCGGCGGCGATGCCGTGGACGCAGGCGCGCTCGCGGCGCTGGGCGGCGCGGCGCAAACCGCGTCGAAGTCGACGCGCGGAGCCTTCGCGGCCATGCGCGCTTTCGCCGAGACCGATCAGCGCGAGTCGCTCAAGCGCCATGCTGATCTCGTCCGGACGCTCGCGGAGAAGGACTCGACGCTGCCCTACCCGCTCTCAGTGGCCTACGCGTTATGCGGCGAGCAACTCGATTCGATCCGCATGGCCGATCTCGCGGCGCGGCACATCCGCGCGGGGGCGCTCGTCGACCCGCACGAGCTCGTCGCGCGGCGGCAATTCCCCATGCTGCACGCCGACGTGATCGAACGGAATGCCCGCGAGAAGAATCTCGATCCGTTTCTGATGCTCGCGCTCGTGAAGCAGGAGTCGGCGTTTCAGACGCACGCCCAGAGCTGGGCGGCCGCGCGCGGACTCATGCAGGTGATCCCCTCGACCGGGCGCTACATCGCCAAACAGCGCGGCATCAAGGGCTCGGTCGATCTGTACGACATCGAGACCAACGTCGATTTCGGCACGTGGTATTTCGCCCGCGCCTACCACGGAACCGGAGGCGACGTGCCGCGCACGCTGGCGGGCTACAACGCCGGACCGGGGCGCGCCACGCGCTGGTGGGGCGAAAACGCGGGGCGGCGCTATGACGAGGTCATCGAGCGCATCCCGTTCGACGAGACGCGGCACTACGTCAAAGTGATTCTGCGCAACTGGGAGATGTATCAGCGGCTCTATCAGGACCGCGACGCGCAGGTCGCGCGCGATCACGTCTTCGAGATTCTCGCGCGCCCGGTTTCCGGCACCGACATCGCCTTTCGCGACGACTGA
- a CDS encoding DUF1566 domain-containing protein, with product MTMRTLFGILFVFATATTIAIGCGGGGDDDDDDDAAEEEQTECVDGCEDNGDGTMTCECLLWKTQDNGAALTWDDARDWAEGLDEADKSDWRLPTVDELIALYDLDRPYTGTDTAVTAYIREPFEVTKTDLWSGELDPSDNQKAYYVSFLTEAGAYAGSILRSNAGFQSALAVHDLE from the coding sequence GTGACGATGCGCACGCTGTTCGGCATTCTTTTTGTATTCGCGACGGCGACGACGATCGCCATCGGATGTGGCGGCGGCGGCGATGACGACGATGACGACGACGCGGCCGAGGAAGAACAAACCGAGTGCGTGGACGGCTGCGAGGATAACGGCGACGGCACGATGACCTGCGAATGCCTGCTTTGGAAGACGCAGGACAATGGCGCGGCGCTCACGTGGGACGACGCGCGGGATTGGGCCGAGGGTCTCGACGAGGCGGACAAGTCCGACTGGCGGCTTCCGACCGTCGATGAACTCATTGCGCTGTACGATCTCGATCGGCCTTACACGGGCACGGACACCGCCGTCACGGCGTACATTCGCGAACCCTTCGAGGTCACGAAGACCGACCTGTGGTCGGGCGAACTCGATCCCTCGGATAATCAGAAAGCGTACTACGTGAGTTTTCTCACCGAGGCGGGCGCGTACGCGGGGTCGATCCTGCGAAGCAACGCCGGCTTCCAGTCAGCGCTCGCGGTTCACGATCTCGAATAG